A region of Vigna radiata var. radiata cultivar VC1973A chromosome 6, Vradiata_ver6, whole genome shotgun sequence DNA encodes the following proteins:
- the LOC106765184 gene encoding BEL1-like homeodomain protein 7 isoform X2 — translation MYSNQAFSSGXYADMLSGNPLLPHNYSETVGGQNELKFMTSMRDTMTVXSIDGHSNAAPTAXQDSFSNAGDSHSHIVPRTTQLGLVDSEQNVQNQGLSLSLGSVMPSIASVPTFPXQYPGAGFSSLMTXSVPNLKXTSSLKDDEASLQRELRNAECMASLASSGFHKREGLLYTPQHPSMCLSEGQDGSLGFSSSVLSPQYLKAAQELLDEIVNVRKALKQTGLEKQRSFRDIGLDGSKDSDGKSTSQSGQISSCPNSSAANSSCELSPAERQNLLDKKTKLLTMLDEVDKRYRQYCHQMQIVVSSFDMVAGCGAAELYTALALSTISRHFRCLRDAISGQIQVTQRSLGEQEGIPRLRYVDQQLRQQKALQQLGVMRQAWRPQRGLPETSVSILRAWLFEHFLHPYPKDSEKIMLARQTGLTRNQVANWFINARVRLWKPMVEEIYKEEFGDSEMSSNILSSENTLKAPRDDVQSPDSKREESQDNIITVDESDIQHHGLKLDHDSELDRGIRGSDHGENGLDPRIGRLQGDQRFNINNSNSSYYGEGCIIASAPATYDLSELGNIGVGGQVSLALELRNCDSEGFGGSNDDMHRRRKKTLASSSEADLIDYHFTDQEKQQNKFGNPHLLHEFVV, via the exons atgtATTCAAACCAAGCGTTTTCTTCAGGGNCCTATGCAGATATGTTGTCTGGGAATCCNCTTTTACCNCATAACTACAGTGAAACTGTTGGAGGACAAAATGAGTTGAAGTTCATGACATCCATGAGGGACACAATGACTGTGCANTCTATTGATGGGCATTCAAATGCGGCCCCNACAGCTGNTCAAGACTCTTTTTCCAATGCNGGAGATTCCCATTCCCATATTGTTCCAAGGACAACACAATTGGGACTTGTGGACAGTGAGCAAAATGTACAGAACCAAGGCTTGTCTCTTAGCCTTGGCTCAGTGATGCCTTCTATTGCATCAGTCCCTACCTTTCCATANCAGTATCCTGGCGCAGGNTTCTCTTCACTAATGACTGNTTCTGTNCCAAATTTAAAGGNAACTTCATCNCTCAAAGATGATGAAGCCAGCCTACAAAGGGAATTGAGAAATGCCGAGTGCATGGCATCTTTGGCTTCTTCTGGCTTTCACAAAAGGGAGGGTTTGTTGTATACTCCACAACACCCTTCAATGTGCCTCAGTGAAG GCCAAGATGGATCACTAGGCTTCTCCAGCAGTGTCTTGAGCCCACAATACCTTAAGGCAGCACAGGAGTTGCTTGATGAAATAGTTAATGTTCGAAAGGCTTTGAAGCAAACAGGTTTAGAGAAGCAACGGAGTTTCCGTGATATTGGTTTAGATGGCTCCAAAGATTCTGATGGAAAATCTACCAGCCAATCGGGGCAGATATCTTCATGTCCCAACAGTTCTGCTGCAAACTCCTCATGTGAACTCTCACCGGCAGAACGACAGAATTTGTTGGACAAAAAGACAAAACTTTTGACCATGTTGGATGAG GTTGATAAAAGATACAGACAGTACTGCCACCAGATGCAGATCGTGGTTTCATCTTTTGATATGGTTGCTGGTTGTGGAGCAGCTGAACTATACACTGCACTGGCCTTGAGTACAATATCACGCCACTTTCGATGTTTACGCGATGCCATTAGTGGTCAAATTCAAGTGACTCAAAGGAGCCTTGGAGAACAAGAGGGAATACCTCGTCTACGCTATGTTGATCAGCAGCTTCGGCAGCAAAAGGCGCTTCAGCAACTTGGTGTAATGCGACAAGCTTGGAGGCCTCAGAGGGGACTTCCTGAAACCTCTGTTTCAATACTTCGAGCATGGCTCTTTGAGCACTTCCTCCATCC TTATCCAAAGGATTCAGAGAAAATTATGCTGGCAAGGCAAACTGGCTTAACAAGAAACCAG GTGGCAAATTGGTTCATTAATGCAAGGGTGCGGCTTTGGAAGCCAATGGTTGAAGAAATCTATAAGGAAGAATTTGGCGATTCTGAGATGAGCAGCAATATATTATCATCAGAGAACACACTGAAAGCTCCAAGAGATGATGTTCAATCTCCAGACAGCAAAAGGGAAGAGTCCCAGGACAACATAATAACAGTAGATGAAAGTGATATTCAGCATCATGGGTTGAAGTTGGATCATGATTCAGAGTTGGACAGAGGAATCCGAGGTAGTGATCATGGAGAAAATGGATTGGATCCTAGAATTGGGAGACTGCAGGGTGACCAAAGGTTCAACATTAACAACAGCAACAGTTCTTATTATGGGGAAGGCTGCATAATTGCTTCTGCTCCTGCCACATACGATTTATCTGAGTTAGGTAACATTGGTGTTGGTGGACAGGTGTCACTAGCATTGGAATTGAGGAACTGTGACAGTGAAGGGTTTGGCGGGTCCAATGATGACATGCATAGAAGACGTAAGAAAACATTGGCTTCTTCCTCAGAGGCTGATTTGATAGATTACCATTTCACAGACCAAGAAAAGCAACAAAACAAGTTTGGCAATCCTCACCTATTGCACGAGTTTGTTGTGTGA
- the LOC106765184 gene encoding BEL1-like homeodomain protein 7 isoform X1: protein MYSNQAFSSGXYADMLSGNPLLPHNYSETVGGQNELKFMTSMRDTMTVXSIDGHSNAAPTAXQDSFSNAGDSHSHIVPRTTQLGLVDSEQNVQNQGLSLSLGSVMPSIASVPTFPXQYPGAGFSSLMTXSVPNLKXTSSLKDDEASLQRELRNAECMASLASSGFHKREGLLYTPQHPSMCLSEGQDGSLGFSSSVLSPQYLKAAQELLDEIVNVRKALKQTGLEKQRSFRDIGLDGSKDSDGKSTSQSGQISSCPNSSAANSSCELSPAERQNLLDKKTKLLTMLDEVDKRYRQYCHQMQIVVSSFDMVAGCGAAELYTALALSTISRHFRCLRDAISGQIQVTQRSLGEQEGIPRLRYVDQQLRQQKALQQLGVMRQAWRPQRGLPETSVSILRAWLFEHFLHPYPKDSEKIMLARQTGLTRNQVANWFINARVRLWKPMVEEIYKEEFGDSEMSSNILSSENTLKAPRDDVQSPDSKREESQDNIITVDESDIQHHGLKLDHDSELDRGIRGSDHGENGLDPRIGRLQGDQRFNINNSNSSYYGEGCIIASAPATYDLSELGNIGVGGQVSLALELRNCDSEGFGGSNDDMHRRRKKTLASSSEADLIDYHFTDQEKQQNKFGNPHLLHEFVV, encoded by the exons atgtATTCAAACCAAGCGTTTTCTTCAGGGNCCTATGCAGATATGTTGTCTGGGAATCCNCTTTTACCNCATAACTACAGTGAAACTGTTGGAGGACAAAATGAGTTGAAGTTCATGACATCCATGAGGGACACAATGACTGTGCANTCTATTGATGGGCATTCAAATGCGGCCCCNACAGCTGNTCAAGACTCTTTTTCCAATGCNGGAGATTCCCATTCCCATATTGTTCCAAGGACAACACAATTGGGACTTGTGGACAGTGAGCAAAATGTACAGAACCAAGGCTTGTCTCTTAGCCTTGGCTCAGTGATGCCTTCTATTGCATCAGTCCCTACCTTTCCATANCAGTATCCTGGCGCAGGNTTCTCTTCACTAATGACTGNTTCTGTNCCAAATTTAAAGGNAACTTCATCNCTCAAAGATGATGAAGCCAGCCTACAAAGGGAATTGAGAAATGCCGAGTGCATGGCATCTTTGGCTTCTTCTGGCTTTCACAAAAGGGAGG GTTTGTTGTATACTCCACAACACCCTTCAATGTGCCTCAGTGAAGGCCAAGATGGATCACTAGGCTTCTCCAGCAGTGTCTTGAGCCCACAATACCTTAAGGCAGCACAGGAGTTGCTTGATGAAATAGTTAATGTTCGAAAGGCTTTGAAGCAAACAGGTTTAGAGAAGCAACGGAGTTTCCGTGATATTGGTTTAGATGGCTCCAAAGATTCTGATGGAAAATCTACCAGCCAATCGGGGCAGATATCTTCATGTCCCAACAGTTCTGCTGCAAACTCCTCATGTGAACTCTCACCGGCAGAACGACAGAATTTGTTGGACAAAAAGACAAAACTTTTGACCATGTTGGATGAG GTTGATAAAAGATACAGACAGTACTGCCACCAGATGCAGATCGTGGTTTCATCTTTTGATATGGTTGCTGGTTGTGGAGCAGCTGAACTATACACTGCACTGGCCTTGAGTACAATATCACGCCACTTTCGATGTTTACGCGATGCCATTAGTGGTCAAATTCAAGTGACTCAAAGGAGCCTTGGAGAACAAGAGGGAATACCTCGTCTACGCTATGTTGATCAGCAGCTTCGGCAGCAAAAGGCGCTTCAGCAACTTGGTGTAATGCGACAAGCTTGGAGGCCTCAGAGGGGACTTCCTGAAACCTCTGTTTCAATACTTCGAGCATGGCTCTTTGAGCACTTCCTCCATCC TTATCCAAAGGATTCAGAGAAAATTATGCTGGCAAGGCAAACTGGCTTAACAAGAAACCAG GTGGCAAATTGGTTCATTAATGCAAGGGTGCGGCTTTGGAAGCCAATGGTTGAAGAAATCTATAAGGAAGAATTTGGCGATTCTGAGATGAGCAGCAATATATTATCATCAGAGAACACACTGAAAGCTCCAAGAGATGATGTTCAATCTCCAGACAGCAAAAGGGAAGAGTCCCAGGACAACATAATAACAGTAGATGAAAGTGATATTCAGCATCATGGGTTGAAGTTGGATCATGATTCAGAGTTGGACAGAGGAATCCGAGGTAGTGATCATGGAGAAAATGGATTGGATCCTAGAATTGGGAGACTGCAGGGTGACCAAAGGTTCAACATTAACAACAGCAACAGTTCTTATTATGGGGAAGGCTGCATAATTGCTTCTGCTCCTGCCACATACGATTTATCTGAGTTAGGTAACATTGGTGTTGGTGGACAGGTGTCACTAGCATTGGAATTGAGGAACTGTGACAGTGAAGGGTTTGGCGGGTCCAATGATGACATGCATAGAAGACGTAAGAAAACATTGGCTTCTTCCTCAGAGGCTGATTTGATAGATTACCATTTCACAGACCAAGAAAAGCAACAAAACAAGTTTGGCAATCCTCACCTATTGCACGAGTTTGTTGTGTGA